One genomic region from Sphingobacterium multivorum encodes:
- a CDS encoding TolC family protein, whose protein sequence is MKRVYIYSTLCFLLSYAKAGAQQTEQQLTERVSGTATIAAVDDKQIAKRSLAECIQLAIKANPTLLQNELDVKRAEVNLAQAKANRLPDVDASLQHSLTSGRSQDNSTLQYISSNNSTGNFSLGASLPLFRGFRLFNEIRMRADAKTAGKLTFDTQINNLKLDVITAYIQSLTAQDILRQSEMQTEVTREQVRRAESMHKEGAINPGDYFDLKGQLANDVNTIENNRQLLYSSRVKLAALLNMAENQLGELDNIGINETGQRLDEKQLYDMAVDQLPDIKALDYRIKVAERDIKIAKSYYYPSLSLSAGLGSNYSKLGIQGTYWSQMRNNVGKSISLNLSIPIFNHLQVYNNVRLAKLDLQAAKFQKEIQQNVLRSATSNAVFNLQNASNMITQLRSQNENYAESFRIAKVVFELGNSNSVIFLTAKNKFDNSQIQLVVKQYEWLLQKYINDYYAGSLNL, encoded by the coding sequence ATGAAGAGAGTTTATATATATAGTACATTATGCTTTTTATTGAGTTATGCTAAGGCAGGGGCGCAACAGACGGAGCAGCAACTAACGGAAAGAGTGTCGGGGACAGCAACAATTGCAGCGGTCGACGATAAACAAATTGCCAAGCGGAGCTTAGCTGAGTGTATCCAGTTGGCAATAAAGGCCAATCCAACCTTATTGCAGAATGAACTCGATGTGAAGCGTGCGGAGGTGAATTTAGCTCAGGCGAAAGCGAATAGACTTCCCGATGTCGATGCGAGCCTACAACATAGCCTGACCTCAGGTCGATCGCAGGATAACTCGACCCTTCAATATATTTCATCCAACAACTCAACAGGGAATTTTTCTTTGGGAGCCAGCCTGCCGTTATTTAGAGGGTTTCGTCTATTTAACGAAATTCGGATGCGTGCCGATGCAAAGACAGCTGGTAAATTGACTTTTGATACGCAGATTAATAACCTAAAACTAGACGTTATTACCGCTTATATTCAAAGCTTGACTGCCCAGGATATATTGCGGCAATCCGAAATGCAAACTGAAGTAACCCGAGAACAGGTCAGACGTGCGGAGAGCATGCATAAGGAAGGCGCAATTAACCCTGGGGATTATTTTGATTTGAAAGGACAACTGGCAAATGATGTCAACACGATTGAAAATAATCGTCAGTTACTATACAGCAGCCGGGTGAAACTGGCGGCCTTATTGAATATGGCTGAAAATCAATTAGGGGAATTGGACAATATCGGAATAAATGAGACAGGACAGCGTTTGGATGAGAAGCAATTATATGATATGGCTGTCGACCAATTGCCTGATATTAAAGCTTTGGATTATCGGATTAAAGTGGCGGAGCGGGATATTAAGATTGCGAAATCATACTATTATCCGTCTTTGAGTCTGAGCGCTGGCTTAGGATCAAATTATTCGAAATTGGGGATTCAAGGAACGTATTGGTCCCAAATGCGTAATAACGTGGGAAAGTCTATTTCTCTAAATCTCTCAATTCCCATTTTTAATCATTTGCAAGTATATAACAACGTCCGCCTGGCAAAATTAGATCTACAAGCTGCTAAATTTCAAAAAGAGATCCAACAAAATGTCTTACGATCGGCGACGTCCAATGCGGTTTTTAATCTACAGAATGCGAGTAACATGATTACACAATTACGTAGTCAAAATGAAAACTACGCGGAGTCTTTTCGCATAGCCAAAGTTGTTTTCGAATTAGGAAACAGTAATTCAGTGATTTTTTTAACGGCAAAAAACAAATTTGACAACAGTCAGATTCAATTGGTCGTCAAGCAGTATGAATGGCTGCTGCAAAAATATATCAATGATTATTACGCAGGCTCGTTGAATTTATAA
- a CDS encoding sigma-54-dependent transcriptional regulator: protein MKKASILVVDDDQDLLTAARILLKPKVSHIQVEPNPENLIAHLEKTPYDLVLLDMNFKSTINTGNEGLYWLSRIKEKFPQIHVIMITAYGAVDLAVKSLKQGASDFVVKPWENEQLLATIESALAESKNKEKKSKSSLLSSANSLDLIGNSVVMDELQYKLEKIAPTDANILILGENGTGKDLIAQAIQRRSLRSDRTYVKVDVGALTETLFESELFGYKKGAFTDAREDRQGRFEAANGGTLFLDEIGNISLQQQAKLLTVLQNRQVTPLGSYQPISVDIRLISATNVPLKQLADESRFRKDLIYRINTVEIQVPPLRERGEDIKLLADHFLDIYSKKYNKRIEGFETDAVKKMCAYHFPGNVRELQYSIERAVIMADQLSIAGNDLFFSPIEQQTDNRVVESSPSSQNLEELERKAIKSAIERYNGNISKAAKELGLTRAALYRRLEKYDI from the coding sequence ATGAAAAAAGCATCTATTTTAGTCGTTGATGATGACCAGGATTTATTAACTGCGGCAAGAATCTTGCTTAAACCTAAAGTCAGTCATATACAAGTTGAACCCAATCCCGAGAACTTAATAGCACATCTGGAGAAAACGCCTTATGATCTGGTACTTTTAGATATGAATTTTAAAAGTACGATCAATACCGGTAATGAGGGATTATATTGGTTGTCCCGGATCAAAGAAAAGTTTCCTCAGATACATGTCATTATGATTACGGCGTATGGAGCTGTCGACCTCGCTGTGAAATCGCTGAAACAGGGAGCATCAGATTTTGTTGTGAAACCCTGGGAAAATGAACAATTATTGGCAACGATCGAAAGCGCTCTTGCTGAATCAAAAAATAAAGAAAAGAAAAGTAAAAGTTCCTTGCTCAGTAGTGCCAATAGTCTTGATTTGATTGGTAACTCTGTTGTTATGGACGAACTGCAATATAAATTGGAAAAAATAGCGCCAACTGATGCCAATATATTAATATTAGGTGAAAATGGGACAGGGAAAGACCTGATTGCTCAAGCTATTCAACGAAGATCCTTGCGTTCAGATCGGACTTATGTTAAGGTTGATGTTGGGGCGCTCACAGAAACATTGTTTGAAAGCGAGCTTTTCGGTTATAAGAAGGGCGCATTTACGGATGCACGTGAAGACCGTCAAGGGCGATTTGAAGCGGCAAATGGGGGGACCTTGTTCCTCGATGAAATTGGCAATATCTCTTTGCAGCAACAAGCCAAATTGTTGACGGTACTACAGAATAGACAGGTGACACCGTTAGGTTCCTACCAACCAATATCGGTGGATATACGCTTGATCTCAGCAACCAATGTTCCATTGAAACAGCTCGCTGATGAAAGCCGTTTTCGAAAAGACTTAATTTATCGGATCAATACCGTTGAAATTCAGGTGCCGCCATTGCGTGAAAGGGGGGAAGATATCAAACTATTGGCTGATCATTTTCTCGATATTTATTCAAAGAAATATAATAAGCGGATTGAAGGCTTCGAAACGGATGCAGTAAAAAAAATGTGTGCATATCATTTTCCCGGCAACGTCCGAGAACTCCAATACAGCATCGAGCGTGCCGTTATTATGGCTGATCAACTCAGTATTGCCGGAAATGACCTCTTTTTCTCACCAATAGAACAGCAAACAGATAACCGAGTTGTCGAATCCAGTCCGAGCAGTCAGAATCTGGAAGAATTGGAACGTAAAGCAATCAAGTCGGCAATCGAGCGTTATAACGGAAATATCAGTAAAGCAGCAAAAGAATTAGGGCTTACAAGAGCAGCGTTGTATAGACGTTTGGAGAAATATGATATTTAG
- a CDS encoding sensor histidine kinase, with amino-acid sequence MRHGKILNAIKVIVLLIAALVSAYLLLKREYVQAALIFCIMLYLGFNLYAQYNFLARQLIEFSEAVKYRDFTRRFLVKNTKSVEGQLFMAFNQINETYKEISIKQEIQHQYLDRVINMLNSAIIFYEMDSGKVMWVNEAFKQLFHLPHLGNIAGLKKKNNDLYEKTMLLENGQQQMESVQSSKGKIKLLIQSSSFETQDALFRIVVYQNINEAIDETETKAWHKLLRVLTHEIMNSIAPISSLAETLNGRLDHFKGAEDIDDLKTGISTIKRRSEGLLHFAKSYRMINKVDQPQLAPIQISQLFEHIYQLLEPTLIQKNIDVDIILKNTRLILSADVNLIEQVIINLMLNAIDAVKNREEAYISLSALEVDGKVQIRIEDNGAGIPADLQEQIFTPFFTTKKTGTGVGLTLSKQIMLLHKGTIFLNSTEGEGSVFVLQF; translated from the coding sequence ATGAGGCACGGAAAAATCTTAAATGCAATCAAGGTTATAGTACTGCTGATAGCAGCACTTGTGAGTGCTTATCTGTTACTTAAAAGGGAATATGTACAGGCGGCTTTGATCTTCTGTATAATGCTATACCTTGGTTTTAACCTATATGCACAATATAATTTTTTGGCCAGACAGCTGATTGAATTTTCCGAAGCGGTCAAATACCGTGATTTTACCAGACGTTTCCTGGTGAAAAATACCAAGTCGGTAGAGGGGCAGCTTTTTATGGCCTTTAATCAGATCAACGAAACCTATAAAGAGATCAGCATTAAGCAGGAAATTCAGCATCAATACCTCGATCGTGTAATCAATATGCTAAATTCGGCAATTATCTTTTACGAAATGGATAGTGGAAAGGTGATGTGGGTGAATGAGGCTTTTAAGCAACTATTTCATTTGCCACATCTCGGAAACATCGCTGGGTTGAAGAAAAAAAACAATGATCTTTATGAAAAAACCATGTTACTTGAAAACGGACAGCAGCAGATGGAGTCCGTTCAGTCAAGTAAAGGAAAAATAAAATTATTGATTCAGAGCTCAAGCTTTGAGACACAGGACGCTTTGTTTCGCATTGTCGTGTACCAAAATATCAACGAAGCAATTGATGAGACAGAAACAAAGGCATGGCACAAGTTATTGCGTGTATTGACACATGAAATCATGAATTCCATCGCTCCAATCAGCTCACTGGCTGAAACCTTAAACGGTCGTTTGGACCATTTTAAAGGAGCTGAGGATATTGATGATCTAAAAACAGGTATTTCCACTATAAAACGCCGTAGCGAAGGACTTTTACATTTTGCGAAGAGTTATCGCATGATCAATAAAGTCGATCAGCCGCAGCTAGCGCCGATTCAAATTTCGCAGTTATTTGAACATATCTATCAACTGCTTGAACCAACCTTGATTCAGAAAAATATTGATGTCGATATTATCCTGAAAAATACAAGGCTCATTTTATCTGCCGACGTCAATTTGATCGAACAGGTTATTATTAACTTAATGTTGAATGCGATAGATGCGGTTAAAAATAGGGAAGAAGCCTATATAAGTTTATCTGCTCTTGAAGTGGACGGCAAGGTGCAGATCCGGATTGAAGATAACGGGGCAGGGATTCCTGCCGACCTTCAGGAGCAGATCTTCACGCCATTTTTTACAACAAAGAAAACGGGCACAGGTGTCGGCCTTACCCTAAGCAAACAGATCATGCTATTGCACAAAGGGACTATTTTTCTCAATAGCACGGAGGGAGAGGGAAGTGTTTTTGTCCTTCAGTTTTAG
- a CDS encoding BamA/TamA family outer membrane protein, with amino-acid sequence MQILPQSLSKLTRYSVLFTVFLVGSAELKAQNIIQKLSKKFLSSERDSTRSGSFMVLPAVGYAQETGVEYGLASAYNFYLDKSDPKIRTSTVMVMGTFTSNSQSNFKLQTDLWTKNNDYHLISEIRYRNWPFNYYGVGMDTWKADEERIDQKLFRVKLEAEKKVSNNLYSGINIQYDNFTIRSDSADRIFNHSDLIGKHGGQQLLVGLSQLFDNRDNVSYTTRGYYAKLRLAYAPKLWTSTDFTGANLDVDLRGFIPLHNQVTLALQGIFRSTFGKTVPFYNYRELGGDMMMRGYYLGRYRDKNYLASQAELRYRFHPRFGIVGFSGLGSTFSKENSSRYVASYGGGLRYFFSLEHNSSIRFDYSFGEQRPGEKRQSGFYLSLSEAF; translated from the coding sequence ATGCAAATTTTACCGCAATCACTTTCAAAACTTACCCGATACTCCGTACTATTCACGGTATTTTTAGTAGGATCGGCCGAATTGAAAGCTCAAAATATTATTCAAAAATTGAGTAAAAAATTTCTTTCCTCCGAAAGAGATTCTACACGCTCCGGTAGTTTTATGGTTTTACCGGCCGTTGGTTATGCGCAGGAAACAGGCGTCGAATACGGCCTGGCAAGCGCTTATAATTTTTACCTGGACAAATCTGATCCCAAAATCCGCACCTCCACCGTCATGGTCATGGGAACCTTTACATCCAATAGTCAGTCTAACTTCAAGCTGCAGACAGATCTTTGGACCAAAAACAACGATTATCATCTGATCAGTGAAATACGCTACCGCAATTGGCCCTTTAACTATTATGGCGTCGGTATGGACACCTGGAAGGCAGATGAAGAACGCATTGATCAAAAATTATTTCGCGTCAAACTCGAAGCTGAGAAAAAAGTCAGCAATAACCTCTATTCGGGTATCAACATTCAATACGACAACTTCACCATCCGTAGCGATAGTGCCGATCGCATTTTCAATCATTCCGATCTTATTGGAAAGCATGGTGGGCAACAGTTACTCGTAGGTCTCTCACAATTGTTTGATAATAGGGACAACGTTTCTTATACAACAAGGGGGTATTATGCTAAATTGCGGCTGGCCTATGCTCCAAAGCTATGGACAAGTACTGATTTTACGGGGGCAAACCTCGACGTGGATCTGCGTGGCTTTATTCCCCTGCACAACCAAGTCACGCTAGCCCTGCAAGGAATTTTTCGCTCCACATTTGGAAAAACCGTACCATTTTACAACTACCGTGAGCTCGGTGGAGACATGATGATGCGCGGATATTACCTCGGACGTTATCGCGACAAAAATTACCTTGCCTCGCAGGCTGAACTCCGTTATCGCTTTCATCCACGCTTTGGCATTGTTGGATTTTCAGGGCTCGGATCGACCTTTTCCAAGGAAAATAGCAGCCGATATGTCGCAAGTTATGGCGGTGGCTTAAGATATTTCTTTAGTCTCGAACACAATAGCAGTATACGCTTTGATTATTCCTTTGGTGAACAACGGCCTGGAGAAAAACGACAATCGGGTTTCTATCTGTCCCTAAGTGAAGCTTTTTAA
- the tuf gene encoding elongation factor Tu, protein MAKEKFDRSKPHLNIGTIGHVDHGKTTTTAAITKVLADKGLSEARSFDSIDSAPEEKERGITINTAHVEYSTANRHYAHVDCPGHADYVKNMVTGAAQMDGAIIVVAATDGPMPQTREHILLARQVGVPALVVFMNKTDLVDDPELLDLVEMEVRELLSFYEFPGDDIPVIKGSALGALNGEPEWVDKIMELMDAVDNYIPIPPRLTDLPFLMPVEDVFSITGRGTVATGRIERGVINSGDPVEILGMGAENLKSTVTGVEMFRKILDYGEAGDNVGLLLRGIEKTDIKRGMVICKPGSVTPHDHFKAEVYVLSKAEGGRHTPFFNKYRPQFYFRTTDVTGEISLPEGTEMVMPGDNVTISVKLISAIAMEKGLRFAIREGGRTVGAGQVTEII, encoded by the coding sequence ATGGCAAAAGAGAAATTTGACCGTAGTAAACCACACTTAAACATTGGTACTATCGGTCACGTTGACCACGGTAAAACTACAACTACAGCTGCTATCACTAAAGTATTGGCTGATAAAGGTTTGTCAGAAGCTCGTTCATTTGATTCAATTGACTCTGCTCCTGAAGAAAAAGAGCGTGGTATCACAATCAATACTGCACACGTAGAATATTCTACAGCTAACCGTCACTATGCACACGTTGACTGTCCAGGTCACGCTGACTACGTTAAGAACATGGTAACTGGTGCTGCTCAAATGGACGGTGCTATCATCGTAGTTGCTGCGACTGATGGTCCTATGCCTCAAACTCGTGAGCACATCTTGTTGGCTCGCCAAGTAGGTGTTCCTGCGTTAGTAGTATTCATGAACAAAACTGACTTAGTTGATGACCCTGAGTTGTTAGACTTAGTTGAAATGGAAGTTCGTGAGTTATTATCATTCTACGAATTCCCTGGTGATGATATCCCTGTAATCAAAGGTTCTGCTTTAGGTGCATTGAACGGTGAGCCTGAGTGGGTTGATAAAATCATGGAATTGATGGATGCTGTAGATAACTACATTCCAATTCCTCCACGTTTGACTGACTTACCTTTCTTGATGCCAGTAGAAGACGTATTCTCGATCACAGGTCGTGGTACAGTTGCTACAGGTCGTATCGAAAGAGGTGTAATCAACTCTGGTGATCCAGTTGAGATCTTAGGTATGGGTGCTGAAAACTTGAAATCTACAGTAACAGGTGTTGAGATGTTCCGTAAAATCTTAGATTACGGTGAGGCTGGTGATAACGTAGGTTTATTGTTACGTGGTATTGAGAAAACTGATATCAAACGTGGTATGGTTATCTGTAAACCAGGTTCAGTAACTCCTCACGATCATTTCAAAGCTGAGGTTTACGTATTGTCAAAAGCTGAAGGTGGCCGTCACACTCCATTCTTCAACAAATACCGTCCTCAATTCTATTTCCGTACAACTGACGTAACTGGAGAGATCTCTTTACCAGAAGGTACTGAAATGGTTATGCCAGGTGATAACGTTACAATCAGCGTGAAATTAATTTCTGCTATTGCAATGGAAAAAGGTCTACGTTTCGCTATCCGTGAGGGTGGTCGTACAGTAGGTGCTGGTCAGGTAACTGAAATTATCTAG